The Candidatus Binatia bacterium sequence GAGGGCCTGGACCTCGACCGCTTTCCCGATGCGCGGCGCGACGGCCCCGCACGCCTTGTCCATCCAGGTGACGCGAGCGTTCGGCTCGCCCGCGGCCAACAGCCCGTCCTCGTCCATGCGGATCCGGTAGCTCGTTCCCTCGACGTACCAGGGGAGGATCGCCTCGATGGCGCCGCGGAGGGTGTTGCGCTCCGCCGCCGAGAGTCGTCGCCGGCCTTCGGCCGAGGCGCGCAGCAGCTCGTGCGCGGCGACGATGAACCAGAGCGGCGCGTCCACCGAGTCGTACCGCGGCTGGGCGGCGCCTTCGGGGAAGGTCGTGGGGAAGAGCCCACGGGCGAGCGTCGGAACCCAGGGGAGCAGGATCCGCTTCGCGTCGTCGAGCCGTCCCGTCGCGATGCAGAGCCCGCGGACCGCGGCGAACGTCTCGCGGCTGGAGGCGCGCGTTCGCGGGTATCCCGCCGCGACCGCCGTTCCGCTCCCGCCCCGGACGACGTACGACTCGGCGGCGCGAAGAAGCGGCGTCGGGAAGTCCGCGCGCGCGGCGCGCTCGCTCTCGCGCAGCGCTTCCAGCGCCCCCTCGGGATCGCCGCTCGTGGGCCCCACGAACCCGGGCAGTCCCGCGGCCCGCGCGGCGGCGTGCGCTTCCATGGCGCGGAGCCCCTCGGCGGTCGTGAGCACGAGCACCGCCTCGCCGCGGCTCAGGTCGAACCGGAACGCGCCGGGGGAGTGCAGGTCCTCGACGTGGTCGCGTCCGGCGGCGCGATCGGCCTCGTAGAGGAAGTTCTTGTACCAGAAGGGATGGTGTCCGTAATGGCCGTTCGACCCCGCGAGGATCGCCGGGAGACTCTCGTAGGGGCGCCACTCGACCGACGTGTCGCAGCAGACCGCCTCGGCCCGGAAGTGGGGGTTCTCGTGGTGGAGCGCGCGCGCCTCGCGTCCGGAGATCAGCGGCCGGACCATGAGCTGCACGCCGGCCGCGCCGCCGTCCACCACGCTCCAGGTGAGGATGACCCCCGCGGCGCCGCTCACCGTGAAGAGCTGCTGCTCGATGCGGGTGCCGTCCTCCAGGCGAAAGACCCACGTGGGCCACGGATCGGCGGTGAACGACTCGATGCGGCGATGTCCGTCGGGATGAACGACGTCGGGCGCGTAGCGGTGCGAGGTCAGGTCGAAGATGCCGCGCGGGGTGGTGACCCGCGCGTCGAGCCCGTTGACCAGGACCACGGGGCCGCCCTGCGGGCGCGCCGCGAGCAGCAGCGCGTGCGAGCGCCGGGTGCGGATGCCGGAGACCGTGCCCGAGGCGTAGCCTCCCAGCCCATCCGCTTCCAGCCATTCCGCGTAGGGAGGGGGAATGGCCGAGGGCTCGGAGGACGCGCGAGGCGGCGGAAGGGTCTGCGTCGCGCCCTGCGGGGCGCTCTTCGGCCGCGATGGAGGCGAAGGACGGTGCGCCGCATGCTGCGGTCGCTTCTTCGAGGGCACGATGGACTCCCCTGCGGCCGACGTGACGCTCACGACCGGAACGAACCGATACTACTCCGATCCGGTTCCCAGGGAAGACCCTCTCTCGCGAGTGGAGTATAGTTTCCGCGTGAGCAAGAACCGTGCTGTGCGTTTCGCGATGGTTATCGCGGCGGCCCTGGGTCTTGGAGCGGGTACGCGTGCCGAAGCGGCACTCCCCCCGTCAGCCCAGTCGGCCGTGATGAGCTACGCGGAAGAGCTGGCGCGCGTCGAGAACGCCAAGGGGCGGGTCTCGCTGGAGCCGCTCTTCCTCAAGGCCTACGCGCTCCGCCACGACCTGGTGGATCCGGCCTCCTCCGGCGCGCCCTCGCCGGTGGAGGCGCTCAGCGACGCCGAGTTCGTCACGACGCAGGGACACCTTCGCGGCGTGCTCGTGAACCGGGAGGAGGCGGT is a genomic window containing:
- a CDS encoding glycogen debranching enzyme N-terminal domain-containing protein → MSVTSAAGESIVPSKKRPQHAAHRPSPPSRPKSAPQGATQTLPPPRASSEPSAIPPPYAEWLEADGLGGYASGTVSGIRTRRSHALLLAARPQGGPVVLVNGLDARVTTPRGIFDLTSHRYAPDVVHPDGHRRIESFTADPWPTWVFRLEDGTRIEQQLFTVSGAAGVILTWSVVDGGAAGVQLMVRPLISGREARALHHENPHFRAEAVCCDTSVEWRPYESLPAILAGSNGHYGHHPFWYKNFLYEADRAAGRDHVEDLHSPGAFRFDLSRGEAVLVLTTAEGLRAMEAHAAARAAGLPGFVGPTSGDPEGALEALRESERAARADFPTPLLRAAESYVVRGGSGTAVAAGYPRTRASSRETFAAVRGLCIATGRLDDAKRILLPWVPTLARGLFPTTFPEGAAQPRYDSVDAPLWFIVAAHELLRASAEGRRRLSAAERNTLRGAIEAILPWYVEGTSYRIRMDEDGLLAAGEPNARVTWMDKACGAVAPRIGKAVEVQALWLNALRAGSEISTRWEALYQRGRGSFERRFWNDGAAS